The sequence ATCAACCTTCACTTTTCCATGCTCTTGAATTTCAGGAACAATTAAACCAGCACCAGTATGAATTGTAAAACTATGATTTCCATGTAAATTTTCCAGCTCAGTAATGAATCTAGCAAAGCACCGGACTCCATTACCACACATCTCCGGCTCAGTTCCATCGGAGTTAAATATTCTCATGGTGTGATCAGTGCCATTTGTCCCCGGCATTGGAAATATCACTCCATCTGCACCAATGCCAAAGTTCCTATCACACAACCTAGCCGCTTGATCTGGAGTAATCTTAGGTTCTGTTGAATTCCTATTATCAACCTAATGCAGAATTTCAAATCACCACATTTTAAACCAAAACCagcaattaatttaaaaaacatgGCACAATAATGGAATTACCAAAATGAAGTCATTGCCAAGGCCTTGATACTTGACAAAATGAAGGACGCCATTTTCAATTCGATCGAGAAAAGATGCAGGGGAGATTTTTTCGGGAACTTGGGCGCTAATGGATGAAGAAGACACTGACAAGCGAAAGTGAGGGTTTCTTATAGTGACGGTTGGTCTGAGAGAAAGGGAAGTAGAAATAGAAGTTGATAATGAGAGGGAGCGGAGGCGGTTAAGTGAGGTAAAAGCTTGGTGAGGTGATGGAGCCATGGAGTTAGAGATGGCGGCCATGGCTGTGACTGAGAGAAGGTTTCGTAAAAGCAAATGTCGTTTTATACTATTGACTGCGTCGTTTTTGTCTTTTGTCAATCCGAGAAGAAAAGCACATGGCAATTCAGTCGTGTTAAGATGGTGTAACAGCATTTTCTTTGGCATAAAATCCATGTCAAGTAGTATAACCTCTTCCATTTGAATCTTTCAATGCAAAGCTGATTAtcataagatttttttttttggcttattacatcatttgccccctgaacttgtccaaaatagtgattggccccctgaactttcaaagtgtctcggtagctccttaaacttgcataaaatattcagttagcctcctgaacttgcataaaatgtaatcaattaatcagctggttgtaaaaaaagtaagttaaatgaggaaaatatattgcacgcatcttaaaaaggTAAAACGACCAATGTCGAagtatgcgattataatattagagaagaaaatgttttatagttaAATAAGTATGAATTCTTTTTcaacatgttttaatctattttgtgaagtatgtaataacattctaaggcacgtgtaacatatcttTCGCATTTGACttgtttttttacaaccgaatgattaattgattacattttacgcaagttcagggggctaactgaacattttatacaagttcagggggctgtcAAGACACTTTGAatgttcagggggccaatcaactatgttggacaagttcagagggcaaatgatgtattaagctttttttttaatttgtgtatttttttttagaaaaataagttTTGCTAGACGGAATCGGCATACTAAAATTAAACCTGGAGGGACAATGCCCCACTCTACAAGTCTTGGCAATGAATAAAAAGACTTAAAACATGAATCATCTCATTCGCAGAATAATCTATAAATCTGACAGAAATGTCATTAATACTATAAATAAAACTTTTATAATCGTTTATTCTTGAACCATAAGAAGAACGAGTATA comes from Euphorbia lathyris chromosome 8, ddEupLath1.1, whole genome shotgun sequence and encodes:
- the LOC136202097 gene encoding diaminopimelate epimerase, chloroplastic-like; this translates as MDFMPKKMLLHHLNTTELPCAFLLGLTKDKNDAVNSIKRHLLLRNLLSVTAMAAISNSMAPSPHQAFTSLNRLRSLSLSTSISTSLSLRPTVTIRNPHFRLSVSSSSISAQVPEKISPASFLDRIENGVLHFVKYQGLGNDFILVDNRNSTEPKITPDQAARLCDRNFGIGADGVIFPMPGTNGTDHTMRIFNSDGTEPEMCGNGVRCFARFITELENLHGNHSFTIHTGAGLIVPEIQEHGKVKVDMGEPILKASDVPTKLSANKDGAVVKSELNVDGVIWNVTCVSMGNPHCVTFGSKDNKDLEVDNLNLAEIGPKFEHHVVFPARTNTEFVQVHSHSHLKMRVWERGAGATLACGTGACATVVAAVLEGRAGRNCTVDLPGGPLEIEWREEDNHVCMTGPAEVVFYGSVSL